In one Capricornis sumatraensis isolate serow.1 chromosome 1, serow.2, whole genome shotgun sequence genomic region, the following are encoded:
- the LOC138081331 gene encoding olfactory receptor 1L8-like, producing MERLNQTSSVSEFILLGLSSRPEDQKPLFILFLIIYLVTITGNVLIILAIRSDPQLHTPMYVFLSVLSFTDIWYTTTIVPRMLVNFLSEKKTISYAGCLTQMYFIYALGNTDNCLLAAMAYDRYVAICDPFHYVTTMSHHRCVLLVAISCSLPHLHSLLHILLLNQLTFCDSNVVHHFLCDINPLLKLSCSSIFVNDLTIKTEGLMFWVTPFLCIVFSYVRILVAVLRIPSAAGKRKAFSTCGSHLTVVILFYGSIFYVYLQPLSSYTVQDRVATLVYTVLSSMLNPFIYSLRNKDMKRGLGKLMGRRKS from the coding sequence ATGGAAAGACTCAACCAAACCAGCAGTGTTTCTGAGTTCATCCTCTTGGGACTCTCCTCCCGGCCTGAGGACCAGAAGCCACTCTTCATCCTCTTCCTCATCATATACCTGGTCACCATAACAGGGAATGTGCTCATCATCCTGGCCATCCGCTCTGACCCCCAACTGCACACCCCCATGTATGTCTTCTTGAGTGTCCTGTCTTTCACTGACATTTGGTATACAACAACCATTGTCCCCAGAATGCTAGTGAACTTCTTGTCAGAGAAGAAGACCATCTCCTATGCTGGATGTCTGACCCAGATGTATTTCATATATGCCTTGGGCAACACTGATAATTGCCTTCTGGCAgccatggcctatgaccgctacgtggccatctgTGATCCCTTCCACTATGTCACCACCATGAGCCACCACCGCTGTGTCCTGCTAGTGGCCATCTCTTGCTCATTGCCTCACCTCCACTCACTCCTACACATACTTCTGCTGAATCAGCTCACCTTCTGTGACTCCAATGTTGTCCACCACTTCCTCTGCGACATCAACCCTCTGCTGAAATTGTCCTGCTCCTCCATATTTGTCAATGATCTCACAATAAAGACAGAAGGGCTGATGTTTTGGGTGACCCCCTTCCTATGCATTGTTTTCTCGTATGTGCGAATCCTCGTAGCAGTTCTCAGGATCCCCTCAGCTGCAGGGAAACGcaaagccttctccacctgtggctCCCACTTGACTGTGGTGATCCTGTTTTATGGAAGCATCTTTTATGTCTATTTACAGCCCTTGTCCAGCTACACTGTTCAGGACCGAGTGGCTACACTTGTCTACACAGTTCTGTCCTCCATGCTCAACCCTTTCATTTACAGTCTGAGAAACAAAGACATGAAGAGGGGCCTGGGGAAGCTGATGGGCAGGAGGAAATCCTAG
- the LOC138080766 gene encoding olfactory receptor 1L8-like, with product MERLNQTSSVSEFILLGLSSRPEDQKPLFILFLIIYLVTITGNLLIILAIRSDPQLHTPMYFFLSFLSFIDICFSTTIVPRMLANFLSEKKTISYAGCLTQMYFTYALGNTDSYLLAAMAYDRYVAICDPFHYVTIMSHRPCVLLVAFSCSLPHFHSLLHILLLNQLTFCDSNVVHHFLCDINPLLKLSCSSIFVNDLTIKTEGLVFWVTPFLCIVFSYVRILVAVLRIPSAAGKRKAFSTCGSHLTVVILFYGSIFYVYLQPLSSYTVQDRVATLVYTVLSSMLNPFIYSLRNKDMKRGLGKLMGGRKS from the coding sequence ATGGAAAGACTCAATCAAACCAGCAGTGTCTCTGAATTCATTCTTCTGGGACTTTCCTCACGGCCAGAGGACCAGAAGCCACTCTTCATTCTCTTCCTCATCATATACCTGGTCACCATAACAGGGAACCTGCTCATCATCCTGGCCATCCGTTCTGACCCCCAACTGCACACCCCCATGTATTTCTTCTTGAGTTTCCTGTCTTTCATTGACATTTGCTTCTCAACAACCATTGTCCCCAGGATGCTGGCGAATTTCCTGTCAGAGAAGAAAACCATCTCCTATGCTGGATGTCTGACCcagatgtattttacatatgccTTAGGCAACACTGATAGTTATCTTCTGGCAgccatggcctatgaccgctatgtggccatctgtgaTCCCTTCCACTATGTCACCATCATGAGCCACCGCCCCTGTGTCCTGCTGGTGGCCTTCTCCTGCTCGCTGCCTCACTTTCACTCACTCCTGCACATACTTCTGCTGAATCAGCTCACCTTCTGCGACTCCAATGTTGTCCACCACTTCCTCTGCGACATCAACCCTCTGCTGAAATTGTCCTGCTCCTCCATATTTGTCAATGATCTCACAATAAAGACAGAAGGGCTGGTGTTTTGGGTGACCCCCTTCCTATGCATTGTTTTCTCATATGTGCGAATCCTCGTAGCAGTTCTCAGGATCCCCTCAGCTGCAGGGAAACGcaaagccttctccacctgtggctCCCACTTGACTGTGGTGATCCTGTTTTATGGAAGCATCTTTTATGTCTATTTACAGCCCTTGTCCAGCTACACTGTTCAGGACCGAGTGGCTACACTTGTCTACACAGTCCTGTCCTCCATGCTCAACCCTTTCATTTACAGTCTGAGAAACAAAGACATGAAGAGGGGCCTGGGGAAGCTGATGGGCGGGAGGAAATCCTAG